The Euphorbia lathyris chromosome 3, ddEupLath1.1, whole genome shotgun sequence genome contains a region encoding:
- the LOC136224472 gene encoding E3 ubiquitin-protein ligase At1g63170 has product MDATSFEQNSNSRSDKHPLLMERRDTRIDNEHIIDITRNDDTASTSSQDGQHPEMDLTQGEDRSSSTTIVTTRETSSSSFSRLNSRDSAITRRGDGYERRRRSPLDSGLWMSIELVVTVGQIIASVAVLLMSRNENPQAPLFAWVVGYASGCVLTLPVLYWRFRNRSQSFLHDSSHSHQFQSNSPDSTSYTPISSTQPSEEENFRSTESATRNGQTPRPSSARLNRIMDHFKMALDCFFAVWFVVGNVWIFGGHSNPADAPKLYKLCIVFLTFSCIGYAMPFILCATICCCLPCIISILGFREDFSQTRGATVEAINILPTYKFNLQKSDNVDAHENDGGVLAAGTEKERAISGEDAICCICLNKYADNDELRELPCVHVFHVECVDKWLKINASCPLCKCELGESSSAPSAADSG; this is encoded by the exons ATGGATGCTACTTCTTTTGAACAAAATAGCAACTCCCGGAGTGACAAGCATCCGTTGCTGATGGAACGAAGGGATACCCGTATTGATAATGAGCACATAATTGACATAACAAGAAATGATGATACTGCCTCAACCTCATCTCAGGATGGCCAGCATCCTGAAATGGACTTAACTCAGGGAGAAGATAGATCATCAAGTACCACAATTGTCACCACTCGTGAAACTTCGTCATCTTCCTTCAGTAGATTAAATTCTAGAGATTCTGCAATTACAAGGAGGGGTGATGGATACGAACGTAGGCGCAGGAGCCCATTGGACTCTGGGCTATGGATGTCCATCGAGCTCGTTGTCACCGTGGGTCAGATTATAGCATCTGTTGCTGTTTTGTTAATGTCAAGAAATGAAAATCCACAAGCCCCATTGTTTGCATGGGTTGTCGGTTATGCATCTGGTTGTGTTTTAACACTTCCTGTTCTTTATTGGCGTTTTCGTAACCGCAGCCAGAGTTTCCTTCATGATTCCAGCCATTCTCATCAGTTTCAAAGCAATTCTCCAGATTCTACATCATATACTCCAATTTCTTCAACTCAACCTTCAGAAGAGGAGAATTTTCGCTCCACAGAATCAGCCACCAGAAATGGTCAAACTCCGAGACCCTCCAGTGCGAG GCTGAATAGAATAATGGACCATTTCAAGATGGCTCTGGATTGCTTCTTTGCAGTGTGGTTCGTAGTGGGCAATGTTTGGATATTTGGAGGTCATTCTAATCCTGCTGATGCTCCCAAATTGTACAA ATTATGTATAGTGTTCCTTACATTTAGCTGTATAGGGTATGCAATGCCATTCATATTATGTGCAACAATTTGTTGCTGCTTGCCTTGCATAATATCTATCTTGGGGTTTCGGGAAGATTTTTCACAAACCAGAGGAGCCACCGTTGAAGCCATCAATATTTTGCCAACCTATAAGTTCAACTTACAAAAGAGTGACAATGTCGATGCTCATGAAAATGATGGGGGAGTCTTGGCTGCTGGTACCGAAAAGGAGCGTGCAATATCTGGGGAAGATGCT ATATGCTGCATATGCCTGAATAAATATGCTGACAATGATGAACTAAGAGAGTTACCATGCGTACATGTGTTCCATGTGGAGTGCGTGGATAAGTGGTTGAAGATCAACGCGTCGTGTCCTCTCTGTAAATGTGAACTTGGTGAGAGCAGCAGTGCTCCTTCGGCTGCGGATTCTGGCTAG